Proteins encoded in a region of the Elizabethkingia bruuniana genome:
- a CDS encoding YbjQ family protein has translation MILTTTNTIEGHPVKEYKGIVTGETIIGANALKDFMAGLTDFFGGRSTTYEKVLIEGKDTALRELQERAAQMGANAVIGIDLDYETVGPNGGMLMVTASGTAVVI, from the coding sequence ATGATACTAACAACCACCAACACAATCGAAGGACATCCGGTAAAAGAATACAAAGGAATTGTTACCGGGGAAACTATTATCGGAGCGAATGCTCTTAAAGATTTCATGGCAGGATTAACCGATTTTTTTGGCGGGAGATCTACGACTTATGAAAAAGTTCTTATCGAAGGAAAAGATACTGCTTTAAGAGAATTACAGGAGCGCGCTGCACAAATGGGTGCTAATGCGGTTATCGGAATCGATTTAGACTACGAAACTGTAGGTCCGAATGGAGGAATGTTGATGGTTACTGCAAGCGGAACAGCAGTAGTTATATAG
- a CDS encoding GLPGLI family protein yields MKVFKLLPIFIVSLAFSQSTRFVYQVSMKPDATNKGDIKTEQANLDVTPQGSIFYSAKTIQRDSIMDRMRQTRNFDRTQMQDLRSAINYIIEKDYPKQSITLKNRIGRDQYSYSEAQPFQWKILNETAKIGEYNTQKAETQYGGRTWYAWFTTEVPFQDGPYKFSGLPGLIVKAEDSNGDYSFDLMQTKKIAEPYAIQNRGGQVITVKKADYLKMEKRFQDDPGSFFTNNSGGGGGNGRRMNMDPQRMKQMQDRFKEEQKKNNNPIELN; encoded by the coding sequence ATGAAAGTATTCAAACTATTACCAATATTTATCGTTTCTCTTGCATTTTCGCAGAGTACAAGGTTTGTATATCAGGTAAGCATGAAGCCTGACGCTACAAATAAAGGAGATATTAAAACAGAACAGGCCAACCTGGACGTAACACCACAAGGGTCTATATTTTATAGTGCTAAAACAATACAGAGGGATTCTATAATGGATCGTATGCGCCAAACAAGAAATTTTGACCGTACTCAGATGCAGGATCTTCGTTCTGCCATTAATTATATTATTGAGAAAGACTATCCAAAACAAAGTATAACTCTTAAAAACAGAATCGGCAGAGATCAGTACTCTTATTCTGAAGCTCAGCCATTCCAATGGAAAATACTAAACGAAACTGCCAAAATTGGGGAATACAATACCCAGAAAGCAGAAACACAATATGGGGGCAGAACTTGGTATGCATGGTTTACGACAGAAGTTCCTTTTCAGGATGGTCCATATAAATTTAGTGGGTTGCCAGGTCTTATTGTAAAAGCTGAAGATAGTAATGGCGACTATTCTTTTGACCTTATGCAGACTAAAAAAATTGCAGAGCCATATGCTATTCAAAACAGAGGCGGCCAAGTAATAACTGTAAAAAAAGCCGATTACCTGAAAATGGAAAAGAGATTCCAGGACGATCCCGGATCTTTCTTCACCAATAATTCAGGTGGTGGAGGTGGAAACGGCCGAAGAATGAACATGGATCCTCAGCGGATGAAACAAATGCAGGACCGTTTTAAAGAAGAACAGAAAAAGAACAATAATCCTATTGAACTAAATTAA
- a CDS encoding murein L,D-transpeptidase catalytic domain family protein, with protein sequence MKKLIISLISVYVVSTSFFVNDTNFETSKSLVKKDVAVTVKKTETKHEAVSSSSVLYGAIDFTGFNKLSETVFEKAYLGYVNLKKAGKVPENSNLLTICDFSLSSNLKRLWVIDVKEKKIIFNSLVAHGKGTGEEFAEKFSNRESSHQSSLGFYTTENTYEGDNGYSLKLEGLDTGYNDAAYKRAIVMHGADYVNEAFALQHKRIGRSWGCPAVPRDIAVSLINTIKEKNILFIYYPDQNYLASSQWLKAPIEELNMEKASLANN encoded by the coding sequence ATGAAGAAATTAATCATTTCATTAATTTCTGTTTATGTTGTGTCAACCTCTTTTTTTGTCAACGATACCAATTTTGAGACATCAAAATCTTTGGTAAAGAAAGACGTTGCTGTGACAGTAAAAAAAACAGAAACAAAACATGAAGCTGTCTCTTCCTCCTCAGTATTGTACGGGGCAATTGACTTTACCGGCTTCAACAAATTATCAGAAACAGTTTTCGAAAAAGCATATCTTGGATATGTAAATCTGAAAAAGGCAGGAAAAGTGCCTGAAAATAGCAATCTTCTAACAATCTGCGATTTTAGTCTGTCGTCCAATCTTAAAAGATTATGGGTGATTGATGTAAAAGAGAAGAAGATTATTTTCAACTCTTTGGTGGCACATGGAAAAGGTACCGGAGAAGAGTTTGCAGAAAAGTTTTCAAACAGAGAAAGCTCGCATCAGAGTAGCTTAGGTTTTTACACCACTGAAAACACTTATGAAGGTGATAATGGATATTCTCTGAAATTAGAAGGATTAGATACAGGCTATAACGACGCTGCATATAAAAGAGCGATTGTAATGCATGGTGCAGATTATGTTAACGAGGCATTTGCATTACAACACAAACGTATCGGAAGGAGCTGGGGCTGCCCGGCCGTTCCAAGAGATATCGCAGTTTCTCTTATCAATACGATAAAAGAAAAGAATATATTATTTATATATTATCCGGATCAGAACTACCTTGCTTCTTCACAATGGCTAAAAGCTCCTATTGAGGAATTAAACATGGAAAAAGCAAGTTTAGCAAATAACTAA
- a CDS encoding GLPGLI family protein, with protein MKKIFLLCLTFITVSLWAQSRRFVYEVAMNPDSTQLVPMIKERTLLQIQKDKSYFLSENKLRRDSLLSTLAPELKSENRKDKNKAQPWPVAHTNYNYIIEKDYNPEKIVFAENIGPQASAYTEDRPMKWTLTEDTDNISGYKVFKATCNFGGRKWIAWYTKDIQISDGPYKFRGLPGLIIKVQDDKGDYIYTLLAEEKMNNSFPLNIKEDTKMLSRLDFERQQIIFESKPQDEKQKLFADSGFSGKRGGNFRGNSGRGGGGGMKGFGSGGQGRIRGMQEGSPSGEMPQDSGTMSSYEKNFNAFKHKNPTAQNPIEIGL; from the coding sequence ATGAAAAAGATATTTTTATTATGCCTTACCTTCATAACAGTTTCTTTATGGGCACAATCCCGTCGGTTTGTATACGAAGTAGCCATGAATCCTGATTCTACACAGCTTGTTCCTATGATTAAGGAACGAACACTATTGCAGATACAGAAGGACAAATCTTATTTCCTAAGCGAAAACAAACTCCGACGAGATTCCCTACTCAGTACTTTAGCCCCGGAATTAAAATCAGAAAACAGGAAAGACAAAAACAAAGCTCAACCATGGCCTGTTGCACACACTAATTACAATTACATTATTGAGAAAGATTACAATCCTGAGAAAATTGTTTTTGCTGAGAATATTGGTCCACAAGCCTCTGCCTACACTGAAGACCGACCGATGAAATGGACATTAACAGAGGATACAGATAATATTTCTGGTTATAAAGTTTTTAAAGCAACATGCAATTTTGGAGGAAGGAAATGGATTGCATGGTATACAAAAGATATTCAGATTTCCGATGGCCCATATAAGTTCCGAGGACTTCCGGGTCTTATCATAAAAGTTCAGGATGATAAAGGAGACTATATTTACACCCTCCTTGCGGAAGAAAAGATGAACAATAGCTTTCCATTAAACATAAAAGAGGATACAAAAATGTTATCCCGGTTAGATTTTGAACGTCAGCAAATAATTTTTGAGAGTAAGCCCCAAGATGAAAAACAAAAACTCTTTGCTGACTCTGGTTTCTCTGGAAAAAGAGGAGGCAATTTTCGCGGCAATAGTGGCCGTGGTGGTGGCGGTGGAATGAAAGGCTTCGGCAGTGGTGGACAAGGAAGAATTCGGGGTATGCAGGAAGGTTCTCCAAGCGGAGAAATGCCCCAGGATTCCGGTACAATGAGTTCTTATGAAAAGAATTTCAATGCTTTCAAACATAAAAATCCAACAGCACAAAATCCTATTGAGATTGGTCTGTAA
- the sufD gene encoding Fe-S cluster assembly protein SufD, with the protein MLQEQVLQQHEAFLESLKHRFLDDKRKAALAKFQEIGFPKKKNEEYKYTNLAEIVNKEYNFFPKKEHNVSKKDLDALHIGEENFDYIVFINGELRKEFSKISIENVEFLSFNYALNDEKHKEVFEKYFNTITHEDNPFADLNLAYCKYGFFLHVPKNTVIEKPIHVFYLSQNQEENTFYNTRNLLIAEAGSKIEVIESHHNFDDTFTFTNSVTEIFVYPNAKADWHKLQNDSDTSYLVDNTYARQEKDSLATVNTFSFGGKLVRNNLDFIHNGENINSFMNGITIINNDQLVDHHTAVHHNFPNCESYQNYKGVYNGKSHGVFNGKVFVDKIAQKTNAYQQNNNVLLSEGATIDTKPQLEIFADDVKCSHGCTVGQLDDEALFYLRARGISKNEARALLLYAFAHDAMQNIDIEPLKLKVSKLLAEKLEVDIEF; encoded by the coding sequence ATGTTACAAGAACAAGTTTTACAACAACACGAAGCTTTTTTAGAAAGCCTAAAACACCGCTTTCTGGATGATAAAAGAAAGGCGGCCTTGGCTAAGTTCCAGGAGATAGGATTTCCTAAAAAGAAAAACGAAGAATATAAATATACCAACCTTGCGGAAATTGTTAACAAGGAATATAATTTCTTTCCTAAAAAAGAGCATAATGTATCTAAAAAGGATCTGGATGCTTTACATATTGGTGAAGAGAACTTTGATTATATTGTTTTCATTAACGGAGAGTTACGCAAAGAGTTTTCAAAGATTTCAATTGAAAATGTAGAATTTTTATCTTTCAATTATGCGTTGAATGATGAAAAACACAAAGAAGTTTTTGAGAAGTATTTCAATACAATTACCCATGAGGATAATCCGTTTGCAGACCTAAACCTTGCGTACTGCAAATATGGTTTTTTCCTTCATGTACCGAAAAATACAGTAATTGAAAAACCAATTCACGTATTTTATTTATCACAAAATCAGGAAGAAAACACTTTCTACAATACAAGAAATTTACTGATTGCTGAAGCAGGATCTAAAATTGAGGTTATTGAAAGTCATCATAACTTCGACGATACATTTACCTTCACCAATTCTGTAACCGAGATTTTTGTTTATCCAAATGCTAAAGCAGACTGGCATAAACTGCAAAATGACAGCGATACTTCTTATTTAGTGGATAATACCTATGCAAGACAGGAAAAAGACAGCCTTGCAACGGTAAATACTTTCTCTTTCGGAGGTAAGCTGGTAAGAAACAACCTGGATTTTATTCATAACGGAGAGAATATCAACAGCTTTATGAACGGGATTACGATCATTAATAACGATCAGTTAGTAGACCACCATACAGCTGTACATCATAACTTCCCTAACTGTGAAAGCTACCAGAATTATAAAGGTGTTTATAATGGTAAATCACACGGTGTATTCAACGGGAAAGTATTTGTAGATAAAATTGCACAAAAAACCAATGCTTATCAGCAAAACAACAATGTTTTGTTAAGCGAAGGAGCAACAATAGATACCAAACCTCAGTTAGAAATCTTTGCAGATGATGTGAAGTGTTCTCACGGTTGTACAGTAGGACAGCTGGATGATGAAGCATTATTCTATCTGAGAGCAAGAGGTATCTCTAAAAATGAAGCAAGAGCATTATTGTTATATGCATTTGCTCATGATGCAATGCAGAATATTGACATTGAACCTTTGAAGCTGAAAGTATCTAAACTTTTAGCTGAAAAGTTAGAAGTAGATATCGAATTCTAA
- a CDS encoding endonuclease/exonuclease/phosphatase family protein yields MKVIRLILTLLHLVLFFALAAMLLNSFIPPKVFKWFNFIPLVFPPLIISYIVLTIVWIATWKKRAIFFLIGLLFFFNPIRRWVNYSPGSAAGNLKVVTYNIHGGQDLPALKSFLENEAPDVIFFQEKGYHNKESLSIPGFKHVVEERVVSIYSKYPVKNQGEIINDGSNGHSLYADISINGKTIRFINVYLEPFYLKKDMLRPTGDNKINEEKAKILGSRMAESFRIHQDQVAAVREFVQNSPYPVILGGDFNSVPSSYEYYHLSKNLNDAFMDAGSGSATSFHDYKFPIRIDYLFSSPAIKAMSYTVDRELKISDHFPVISSFKVK; encoded by the coding sequence ATGAAAGTTATTCGACTTATACTTACATTATTGCATCTGGTGCTATTTTTTGCCCTTGCTGCAATGTTACTCAATAGTTTTATACCACCTAAGGTTTTTAAGTGGTTTAATTTTATCCCGTTAGTATTTCCACCGCTTATAATCTCATATATTGTACTTACCATTGTATGGATTGCAACCTGGAAAAAGAGGGCTATATTTTTCCTTATTGGTCTTCTTTTCTTTTTCAATCCTATCAGAAGATGGGTTAATTACAGCCCCGGTTCTGCAGCAGGAAATCTAAAAGTTGTCACCTATAATATTCATGGCGGACAGGATCTTCCTGCCTTAAAATCCTTTTTGGAAAATGAAGCTCCTGATGTTATATTTTTTCAGGAAAAAGGCTATCACAATAAAGAATCTTTATCTATTCCTGGGTTTAAACATGTTGTAGAAGAACGAGTTGTCTCTATATATTCTAAATATCCGGTGAAAAATCAGGGTGAAATCATAAATGATGGCAGTAATGGACATTCTCTGTATGCAGATATCAGTATAAATGGAAAAACCATTCGTTTTATTAATGTTTATCTCGAGCCTTTTTATCTAAAAAAAGACATGCTTCGTCCAACTGGTGACAATAAAATTAATGAAGAAAAAGCAAAAATTTTAGGTTCCCGAATGGCGGAAAGTTTCAGAATTCACCAGGACCAGGTAGCTGCTGTGCGGGAATTTGTACAAAACTCCCCCTATCCTGTTATCCTGGGAGGAGATTTCAATTCTGTACCAAGCTCCTATGAATATTACCATTTAAGCAAAAACCTTAATGACGCATTCATGGATGCGGGCTCTGGATCTGCTACAAGTTTTCACGATTACAAATTTCCAATTCGTATAGATTATCTCTTCAGCAGCCCTGCAATAAAGGCAATGAGCTATACAGTAGACAGAGAATTAAAAATTTCTGATCACTTTCCTGTAATTTCTTCTTTTAAAGTGAAATAA
- a CDS encoding Na+/H+ antiporter codes for MIENYLLWGIGIAFGVMLLVMLGQRIRIAYPIFLTVAGLLISFIPGIPTFQVDPSIVFLIFLPPILFEAAWNTSWKDFLRFRRPILGLAFGLVFLTSIVVAYLSSNMIPGITVAMGFLLGGINSPPDAVAATSILKHLKIPKRTLSILEGESLINDASSLIVMKFALAAILTGQFVMQEAIGNFFVMAIMGALVGLIVAFLLMLIFRILPTTSDIDTIFTLITPYIMYIVAEHFHYSGVLAVVTGGLVMSYNSNRFQTHTTRIQAVNVWSTIIFLMNAFIFILIGLQMPGIIDEMSPEAIKSGLGYAVIIGGAIVLTRFVWTFTWTYLPPLLFKSIRKKDKHLDWREPFILSLAAMRGVVSLAGALAIPLALPSGEAFPHRDMIIFVTFIIILLTLVGQGLLLPIILKYIDIKEVGATMSEEEQETRILWKLKRIALHTLDKNYSEEVQKYSLVNNRKMQLQADLELLENRLKCINNSFHGDAVKSVTEIRREIIKEQRKLLSELRRMDEFDDSVLRKQELSLDLDEAKITGFQH; via the coding sequence ATGATAGAAAACTATTTACTATGGGGAATAGGCATTGCCTTTGGCGTAATGCTCCTGGTGATGCTTGGACAAAGAATCCGCATTGCCTATCCTATATTCCTTACAGTCGCCGGACTACTGATAAGCTTTATCCCTGGTATCCCGACTTTTCAGGTAGATCCTAGTATTGTTTTCCTTATCTTCCTGCCTCCTATTCTTTTTGAAGCGGCATGGAATACCTCATGGAAAGATTTTCTAAGGTTCAGAAGACCCATACTGGGACTGGCCTTTGGTTTGGTCTTTCTGACATCCATAGTAGTAGCATATCTCTCTTCTAATATGATTCCGGGGATAACTGTAGCAATGGGGTTCTTACTGGGCGGGATTAATTCCCCACCGGATGCTGTTGCCGCTACATCCATCTTAAAACACCTAAAGATTCCTAAAAGAACTCTTAGCATTCTGGAAGGAGAAAGCTTAATAAACGATGCCTCGAGTTTAATTGTAATGAAGTTTGCACTGGCAGCCATACTTACCGGACAGTTCGTAATGCAGGAGGCCATAGGAAACTTCTTTGTAATGGCTATTATGGGAGCACTTGTAGGTCTTATAGTTGCTTTTCTGCTCATGCTGATTTTCAGAATACTGCCAACAACTTCTGATATCGACACTATCTTTACACTGATTACACCTTATATTATGTATATTGTTGCGGAACACTTCCATTATTCGGGGGTTCTGGCAGTTGTTACCGGTGGACTTGTTATGTCGTATAACTCTAACCGTTTCCAGACCCATACAACACGTATACAGGCTGTAAATGTGTGGAGCACGATTATATTCCTGATGAATGCTTTTATCTTTATTCTGATAGGTTTGCAAATGCCCGGCATTATAGATGAAATGTCTCCGGAAGCTATAAAATCTGGTTTAGGTTATGCCGTAATCATTGGCGGGGCTATTGTATTAACCCGCTTTGTGTGGACCTTTACCTGGACCTATCTCCCGCCTTTATTATTTAAGAGCATCCGTAAAAAAGACAAACATTTGGACTGGAGGGAACCTTTTATATTAAGCCTTGCGGCCATGCGGGGTGTTGTATCCCTTGCCGGAGCGTTGGCTATTCCTTTAGCTCTGCCATCAGGAGAAGCCTTCCCCCATAGAGATATGATTATTTTTGTAACGTTTATTATTATCCTGCTCACCCTAGTAGGACAGGGGCTTTTATTACCTATCATTCTGAAATATATTGATATTAAAGAAGTTGGAGCTACCATGTCTGAAGAAGAGCAGGAGACAAGAATATTGTGGAAATTAAAAAGAATTGCACTGCATACTCTGGATAAGAACTATTCGGAAGAAGTACAAAAATATTCTTTGGTCAATAACCGGAAAATGCAATTGCAGGCAGATCTGGAGCTACTGGAAAATCGATTAAAATGCATTAACAATAGTTTTCATGGCGATGCAGTAAAATCGGTTACAGAAATCCGAAGAGAGATTATAAAGGAGCAGAGAAAACTCCTCTCAGAGCTTCGCAGAATGGACGAATTTGACGATTCTGTCCTTCGAAAGCAGGAACTGAGTCTCGATCTGGACGAAGCAAAGATTACAGGATTCCAGCATTAA
- a CDS encoding aminotransferase class V-fold PLP-dependent enzyme, whose protein sequence is MFDVQEIRSQFPILQEKVNGKDLVYLDNAATSQKPKMVLDAINNYYEHYNANVHRGIHTLSQVATEMMEDARKKVQHFINAKHDYEVLFTKGTTEGINLVAYAITDLIKKDDEIIISYLEHHSNIVPWQMLCQRTGARLRVIPMNEDGILQIDVLDEWLSEKTKLVSVNQVSNALGIINPIDEIIKKVRAKSNAFVFIDGAQSAPHFEIDVQAMDCDFFAFSGHKMYGPTGTGILYGKEAVLEQLNPFHGGGEMIDHCTFEKTTYAGLPFRFEAGTPNIAGNIAIGTAVDFMEKVGRSNIAAHEHALLEYAQRKLLEIEGLKVYGEKANRAGVVSFNLSGIGIASDVGMILDKLGIAVRTGHHCTQPIMEFFGVAGTVRASFAVYNTFEEIDILTEGVKKAQKMLA, encoded by the coding sequence ATGTTTGATGTACAAGAAATCCGTTCGCAGTTTCCTATTCTTCAGGAAAAGGTTAATGGTAAAGATTTAGTTTACTTGGATAATGCAGCAACCAGCCAGAAACCTAAAATGGTTTTGGATGCTATTAATAACTACTATGAACATTACAATGCAAATGTTCACAGAGGTATTCATACACTTAGTCAGGTTGCTACAGAGATGATGGAAGATGCCCGTAAGAAGGTACAGCACTTTATCAATGCAAAGCATGACTATGAAGTACTTTTTACCAAAGGCACAACAGAAGGTATAAACCTTGTTGCTTATGCTATTACTGATCTGATTAAGAAAGATGACGAGATCATTATTTCTTATCTGGAGCACCATTCTAATATTGTTCCTTGGCAGATGCTATGTCAGAGAACAGGGGCAAGGCTTCGTGTAATTCCAATGAATGAAGATGGAATTTTACAAATAGATGTTCTGGATGAATGGCTTTCTGAGAAAACGAAATTGGTTTCTGTAAATCAGGTTTCCAATGCTCTTGGAATCATTAACCCGATAGATGAAATTATTAAAAAAGTAAGAGCAAAGTCTAATGCTTTTGTATTCATAGACGGCGCACAGTCGGCACCACATTTCGAAATAGATGTTCAGGCAATGGACTGCGATTTCTTCGCTTTCTCTGGTCATAAAATGTACGGACCAACAGGAACCGGAATTTTATACGGTAAAGAAGCTGTTTTAGAACAGTTAAATCCTTTCCATGGAGGAGGTGAGATGATTGACCATTGTACTTTCGAGAAAACCACTTATGCAGGGCTCCCTTTCAGATTTGAAGCTGGAACGCCAAATATTGCGGGTAATATTGCAATAGGAACTGCAGTGGATTTTATGGAAAAAGTAGGAAGATCTAATATTGCAGCACATGAACATGCATTGTTGGAATATGCACAACGTAAGCTTCTGGAAATAGAAGGTCTAAAAGTATATGGTGAAAAAGCCAATAGAGCAGGTGTTGTCTCCTTTAATCTGTCCGGAATAGGTATTGCCTCGGATGTAGGTATGATCCTGGATAAATTAGGCATTGCTGTAAGAACAGGACACCATTGTACACAACCAATCATGGAATTCTTTGGTGTTGCAGGGACAGTAAGAGCAAGTTTTGCTGTTTACAATACATTTGAAGAAATAGACATCTTAACAGAGGGTGTAAAAAAAGCTCAAAAAATGCTGGCATAA
- the sufB gene encoding Fe-S cluster assembly protein SufB, which produces MSKYTEDDLRVDLENKKYEFGWETKIDYEDFPIGLNEDIIRAISAKKEEPEWMTEWRLESYRIWLKMEEPDWANIKYEKPDFQAIRYYAAPKVKPELANLDEVDPELLKTFEKLGISIDEQKRLTGVAVDIVMDSVSVKTTFQETLAEKGIIFCSISEAIKNHPDLVKQYIGKVVPRGDNFYAALNSAVFSDGSFCYIPKGVRCPMELSTYFRINQAGTGQFERTLLIADEGSYVSYLEGCTAPSRDENQLHAAVVELIAMDDAEIKYSTVQNWYPGDESGKGGVFNFVTKRGLCEKRAKISWTQVETGSAVTWKYPSCILKGDYSVGEFYSIAVTNNHQYADTGTKMIHIGKNTKSTIISKGISAGKSNNSYRGQVKVMPSAKGARNFSQCDSLLMGNECGAHTFPYIEIKDPTAQLEHEATTSKIGEDQIFYCNQRGIDTERAIALIVNGFSKEVLNKLPMEFAIEAQKLLEISLEGSVG; this is translated from the coding sequence ATGAGTAAATACACAGAAGACGACCTAAGGGTTGACCTCGAGAATAAAAAATATGAATTCGGTTGGGAAACAAAGATCGATTACGAAGATTTCCCGATTGGACTGAATGAAGATATTATTCGTGCTATTTCGGCAAAAAAAGAAGAGCCAGAATGGATGACGGAATGGAGACTGGAATCTTACCGTATCTGGTTGAAAATGGAAGAACCGGACTGGGCAAATATTAAATATGAAAAGCCAGATTTTCAGGCGATTCGTTATTATGCTGCACCAAAAGTTAAACCGGAACTTGCTAATCTTGATGAAGTAGATCCGGAATTACTGAAAACTTTTGAAAAGCTAGGTATTTCAATTGATGAACAAAAACGTTTAACAGGTGTTGCTGTAGATATCGTAATGGATTCCGTTTCGGTAAAAACTACATTCCAGGAAACACTTGCTGAAAAAGGAATTATATTCTGCTCTATTTCTGAAGCGATTAAAAATCACCCAGATTTAGTAAAACAATATATTGGTAAAGTTGTACCAAGAGGAGATAACTTCTATGCTGCACTTAATTCTGCAGTATTTTCTGATGGTAGTTTCTGTTATATTCCGAAAGGGGTAAGATGTCCAATGGAACTTTCTACCTATTTCCGTATTAACCAGGCAGGAACAGGGCAGTTTGAAAGAACTTTGCTTATTGCTGATGAAGGAAGTTATGTTTCTTATCTGGAAGGGTGTACAGCACCATCCAGAGATGAAAACCAATTGCATGCTGCCGTTGTAGAGCTAATCGCAATGGACGATGCTGAGATTAAATATTCTACTGTACAGAACTGGTATCCTGGTGATGAAAGCGGTAAAGGAGGTGTCTTCAACTTCGTGACAAAAAGAGGTCTTTGTGAGAAAAGAGCAAAAATCTCCTGGACGCAGGTTGAAACAGGATCTGCAGTTACATGGAAATATCCTTCTTGTATCCTGAAAGGTGATTATTCTGTAGGAGAGTTTTATTCTATAGCAGTTACTAATAACCATCAGTATGCAGATACCGGAACTAAAATGATACATATTGGTAAGAATACCAAATCGACAATTATTTCTAAAGGTATCTCTGCCGGTAAGTCTAACAATTCATACCGTGGACAGGTGAAGGTAATGCCTTCTGCAAAAGGAGCAAGAAACTTCTCACAATGTGACTCGTTGTTAATGGGTAACGAATGTGGAGCACACACTTTCCCTTATATAGAAATTAAAGACCCTACGGCTCAGCTAGAGCACGAAGCGACAACTTCTAAAATTGGTGAAGATCAGATTTTCTACTGTAACCAAAGAGGTATAGATACCGAAAGAGCAATTGCATTAATTGTAAATGGTTTTAGTAAAGAAGTTCTGAATAAGCTGCCAATGGAATTTGCTATTGAAGCACAGAAACTTTTAGAGATCTCATTAGAAGGATCAGTAGGATAA
- the sufC gene encoding Fe-S cluster assembly ATPase SufC has translation MLNIKNLHAGIEEREILKGINLEIKPGEVHAIMGPNGAGKSTLSSVIAGKEEYEVTEGEILFEGEEILEDAPEERAHKGIFLSFQYPVEIPGVSVTNFIKAAMNETRKAKGLEEMPAKEMLALIREKSELLEIKKDFLSRSLNEGFSGGEKKRNEIFQMMMLDPKLAILDETDSGLDIDALRIVADGVNKFRNEGNAVLVITHYQRLLNYIQPDFVHVLADGKIVKTGDKTLALELEAKGYDWLI, from the coding sequence ATGTTAAATATAAAGAATCTTCATGCAGGAATTGAAGAAAGAGAAATTTTAAAAGGAATCAACTTAGAAATAAAACCAGGTGAGGTTCATGCTATTATGGGGCCTAACGGTGCTGGAAAGTCTACACTTTCTTCTGTTATTGCAGGGAAAGAAGAGTATGAAGTAACTGAAGGTGAAATTCTTTTTGAGGGTGAAGAAATTCTTGAAGATGCTCCTGAAGAAAGAGCACATAAAGGTATTTTCCTTTCTTTCCAATATCCGGTAGAAATTCCTGGAGTTTCTGTAACAAACTTCATTAAAGCAGCAATGAACGAAACCAGAAAAGCAAAAGGTTTGGAGGAAATGCCGGCAAAAGAGATGCTAGCATTAATCCGTGAAAAATCTGAGCTTTTGGAGATCAAAAAAGATTTCCTTTCTCGTTCTTTAAATGAAGGTTTCTCTGGAGGAGAGAAAAAGAGAAATGAAATTTTCCAGATGATGATGTTAGACCCGAAATTAGCTATTCTGGATGAAACGGATTCAGGTTTGGATATTGATGCATTAAGAATTGTAGCAGATGGTGTAAACAAATTCCGTAACGAAGGAAATGCCGTTTTAGTTATCACTCACTATCAGAGACTACTGAACTATATTCAGCCAGACTTTGTACACGTTTTGGCAGATGGTAAGATTGTAAAAACAGGAGATAAAACTTTAGCATTAGAGCTTGAAGCTAAAGGTTATGACTGGCTTATCTAA
- a CDS encoding HesB/IscA family protein: MIKVSDQAKLKAVQLMTEDGFDPTQDYIRVGVKSGGCSGLEYVLNFDKEKHDIDQVFEDNGIKIIVDKKSFLYLVGTTLEYSGGLNGKGFIFNNPNASRTCGCGESFSL; encoded by the coding sequence ATGATAAAAGTATCCGATCAGGCAAAATTAAAAGCTGTTCAGTTAATGACTGAGGATGGCTTTGATCCAACACAAGATTATATCCGTGTTGGAGTGAAGAGTGGTGGATGCTCTGGATTGGAGTATGTTCTGAATTTTGATAAAGAAAAACACGATATTGACCAGGTTTTTGAAGACAACGGGATCAAAATTATCGTAGACAAAAAATCATTTCTTTATCTGGTAGGAACAACTTTAGAATATTCCGGAGGGCTTAATGGTAAAGGCTTTATCTTCAATAATCCAAATGCATCAAGAACATGCGGATGTGGAGAAAGCTTTAGTTTATAA